In Treponema denticola, one genomic interval encodes:
- a CDS encoding 6-bladed beta-propeller translates to MKLYIKLRTVFIISLIFISFSLFSQDRNFTDKPSSSDKRVASEEFRRGVQAYYRGTFNEAILLFEKALSRLPEEPLILDWLGKAYYSSGVEGSALTQWEFAEASGYGGMLLKNKIEVLKENRSLTPYASDNIKYVENSSFNSKNGNVELFRQPFSIAAVSDGSFWMTAYGSNELLHFNVNGIILDRTKGPIQGFDRPFDVIELSDGNLLVSEFAVDRLSILDKNGSFIKSFGKRGRGNGEFIGPQFLAEDEYGNIYVCDFGNARIVVFSPAGEPLFTFGKKSGLFGGFTAPSGIAVVDGLVYVADAVKGAVYAFDTAGNFVQALLPENSLKNIESLREWNGNLVASAGNKAYLIDIAFSTLSELVSLGNTPSKMTAAVPDVNGNLLLVDHKNQSIEITSRINELAGGLFVLIKKVYSDNFPEVLVEVSVQNRDGKQIVGLTEGNFILTENHRPVADYSLTGSAYLNKTCDIAIVVERSPNSAKEKALIESAIKEIAEAMQGKGRISIISASAIPILEGKFSPMDLISLPNRIKGPVSSEWKFDLALRLAAGELINAEQKRAVLFLNFSDPNSDNFKQYNLNDLASYMKNNNIRFYSINLKKGSPASEMSYLAKKTGGKALYVYAEKGLKPIIDDLISKPIGVYQLKYTSLMPTDFGRAFLPLEVEVQLLKRSGRDEIGYFAPLE, encoded by the coding sequence ATGAAATTATATATAAAATTGCGCACTGTATTTATTATAAGTCTTATTTTTATTTCTTTTTCTTTATTTTCTCAAGACAGAAATTTTACGGATAAGCCCTCTTCTTCCGATAAACGCGTTGCTTCGGAAGAATTTAGGCGGGGTGTTCAAGCCTATTATCGGGGCACTTTTAATGAAGCCATTTTGCTCTTTGAAAAAGCTCTTTCCCGACTGCCGGAAGAACCCTTAATTTTAGATTGGCTTGGAAAAGCCTATTACAGCTCAGGCGTCGAAGGCTCGGCTTTGACTCAATGGGAATTTGCAGAAGCCTCAGGATATGGAGGAATGCTTTTAAAAAACAAGATTGAAGTTTTAAAAGAAAACAGAAGTTTAACTCCCTATGCTTCCGACAACATAAAATATGTAGAAAACTCGTCCTTTAATTCAAAGAATGGAAATGTTGAATTGTTTCGACAGCCTTTTTCAATAGCTGCGGTTTCGGACGGTTCTTTTTGGATGACAGCTTACGGCTCAAATGAGCTTTTACATTTTAATGTAAACGGTATTATATTGGATAGAACAAAGGGGCCTATTCAAGGATTTGATAGACCTTTTGATGTCATAGAGCTATCGGATGGAAATCTTCTGGTTTCGGAGTTTGCTGTTGATAGGCTTTCTATTTTAGATAAAAACGGTTCTTTTATAAAATCTTTCGGAAAAAGAGGCCGAGGAAACGGAGAGTTTATAGGCCCGCAGTTTTTAGCTGAAGACGAGTACGGTAATATCTATGTTTGCGATTTCGGTAATGCAAGGATTGTAGTTTTTTCTCCTGCAGGAGAACCTCTTTTTACTTTCGGAAAAAAAAGCGGCCTTTTCGGCGGCTTTACTGCCCCCTCGGGTATTGCCGTGGTTGACGGCCTTGTATATGTTGCAGATGCTGTAAAAGGAGCTGTTTATGCTTTTGATACGGCCGGTAATTTTGTCCAAGCTTTATTACCTGAAAATTCGTTAAAAAATATAGAATCCTTGCGTGAATGGAACGGAAATTTGGTTGCATCAGCAGGCAATAAGGCCTATCTTATTGATATAGCTTTTTCTACTCTAAGTGAATTGGTAAGTTTAGGCAATACTCCTTCAAAGATGACTGCTGCAGTTCCGGATGTGAACGGAAACCTCCTTCTTGTAGATCATAAAAATCAAAGTATTGAAATAACCTCAAGAATAAATGAATTGGCAGGCGGCCTTTTTGTATTGATAAAAAAAGTTTATTCCGATAACTTCCCTGAAGTTTTAGTTGAAGTAAGCGTTCAAAACCGTGACGGTAAACAAATTGTAGGCTTGACAGAAGGCAACTTTATTCTAACTGAAAACCATAGACCTGTGGCCGATTATTCCCTTACAGGTTCAGCCTATTTGAATAAAACCTGCGATATAGCTATCGTAGTGGAGCGCTCTCCAAATTCTGCAAAGGAAAAAGCTCTTATTGAGTCTGCGATTAAAGAAATTGCAGAGGCCATGCAGGGAAAGGGAAGGATAAGCATTATTTCGGCTTCGGCTATCCCTATTCTCGAAGGTAAATTTTCACCTATGGATTTGATAAGTCTGCCTAACCGCATAAAAGGGCCTGTTTCTTCAGAATGGAAATTCGATCTTGCCTTGCGCCTTGCAGCAGGGGAGTTAATCAATGCCGAGCAAAAGAGGGCTGTGCTTTTTTTAAATTTTAGTGATCCCAATTCGGATAATTTTAAACAATATAATTTAAATGACTTAGCTTCATATATGAAGAATAACAATATTCGGTTTTATTCTATCAACTTAAAAAAAGGTTCTCCCGCTTCAGAGATGAGCTATCTTGCAAAGAAAACGGGAGGAAAGGCGTTATATGTTTATGCCGAAAAAGGATTAAAACCGATAATCGATGATTTGATTTCAAAACCTATAGGGGTATATCAATTGAAATATACTTCATTGATGCCTACCGATTTCGGCAGAGCCTTTTTACCTTTAGAAGTTGAAGTACAGCTTTTAAAAAGGTCGGGACGGGATGAAATAGGCTACTTCGCTCCGCTTGAATAA